From the genome of Phreatobacter cathodiphilus, one region includes:
- a CDS encoding NAD(P)/FAD-dependent oxidoreductase, translating to MMCAVEAGKRGRSVLVVDHADAPGEKIRISGGGRCNFTNLGCSPKNFLSQNPRFAISALARYTQHDFIALVDRHRIAWHEKTLGQLFCDGSAKQIIAMLTEEMERAGAVLRLSTAIDDIVRTEEGFDVRLSGRDVRCTSLVVASGGKSIPKMGATGLAYDIAERFGLAVVPPRPALVPLTFGPAMLARLSPLAGIAVEEAEVGHGKTRFREAVLFTHRGLSGPAVLQISSYWRDGEDIVVSLAPGVNVLEGLRAARARHGRQAVQTVLAEILPKRLAQAIVEAEGITGNLADCSDKVLARIDQAVSAWRIRPEGTEGWRTAEVTLGGVDTAGLDQQTMAAKAVPGLFFVGEAVDVTGWLGGYNFQWAWSSGWAAGQAA from the coding sequence ATGATGTGCGCCGTCGAGGCGGGCAAGCGGGGGCGCTCCGTCCTCGTCGTCGATCACGCCGACGCGCCGGGCGAGAAGATCCGCATCTCCGGCGGCGGGCGCTGCAACTTCACCAATCTCGGCTGCTCCCCGAAGAACTTCCTGTCGCAGAACCCGCGCTTCGCCATTTCGGCGCTCGCCCGCTACACCCAGCACGACTTCATCGCCCTGGTCGACCGCCACCGCATCGCCTGGCACGAGAAGACGCTGGGCCAGCTCTTCTGCGACGGCTCGGCGAAGCAGATCATCGCCATGCTGACGGAGGAGATGGAGCGCGCCGGCGCCGTCCTTCGCCTGTCCACGGCCATCGACGACATCGTCCGCACCGAGGAGGGTTTCGACGTCAGGCTGTCGGGCCGGGACGTGCGTTGCACCTCGCTCGTCGTCGCCTCCGGCGGCAAGTCCATTCCGAAGATGGGCGCCACGGGCCTCGCCTACGACATCGCGGAGCGCTTCGGCCTCGCCGTCGTCCCGCCCCGGCCGGCCCTCGTGCCGCTGACCTTCGGCCCCGCCATGCTGGCCCGCCTCTCGCCCCTCGCCGGCATCGCGGTGGAGGAGGCCGAGGTCGGCCACGGCAAGACGCGCTTCCGCGAGGCCGTGCTCTTCACCCATCGCGGCCTGTCGGGGCCCGCCGTGCTGCAGATTTCCAGTTACTGGCGCGACGGCGAGGATATCGTCGTGTCCCTCGCCCCCGGCGTGAACGTGCTCGAGGGCCTGCGCGCCGCCCGCGCCCGCCACGGGCGCCAGGCGGTGCAGACCGTCCTCGCCGAAATCCTCCCCAAGCGCCTCGCCCAGGCGATCGTCGAGGCCGAGGGGATCACCGGCAATCTCGCCGACTGCTCCGACAAGGTGCTCGCCCGCATCGATCAGGCGGTGAGCGCCTGGCGCATCCGCCCCGAGGGCACCGAGGGCTGGCGCACGGCGGAGGTGACCCTCGGCGGCGTCGACACGGCCGGCCTCGACCAGCAGACCATGGCCGCGAAGGCCGTGCCGGGCCTCTTCTTCGTCGGCGAGGCGGTGGACGTCACCGGCTGGCTCGGCGGCTACAATTTCCAGTGGGCCTGGTCGTCGGGCTGGGCGGCGGGACAGGCGGCCTGA